One Papaver somniferum cultivar HN1 unplaced genomic scaffold, ASM357369v1 unplaced-scaffold_135, whole genome shotgun sequence genomic window, CGGgagatggaatatcctctgctTTGCATTTCCTACTAGCATCTCCTTCTTGGTTCTATCCTCATCCCATTGAAAAACTTCCTTGGTGAACGCATAAATCTTGTCCCACTCTAGCTGTTGCGCGTACCCTTTGGGCTTCACGGCTTTACCTTCTATGCTTGTCCCACTTTGCATTGCCTACTAGCATCATACTCACCAATGTTCCTGGCTTCATAAGACGAACGAcatccttgtgatcctataaaaaACTAACCCGAtggacaacaatcaaaacactacACGGATAATAATGTTTATGTTACATAACATAAGGTTTAGGTACTTACTATTGTATCGCAAACGACGACGGCCCAACTTTCTTTGTAACCCCATAACATCTGTCATCCATCACCTGGTAACCCGTAAACGCGATCATTAGGGCCGCGAGGAAACATCTTCAGCGGGTCGGGCATGTggtcatctttcttcttctttggaacaTCTTTCTTCTTACCATCTGTCTTACCTTGTTCTTGAGCGTCAcctccttggacttgttcttGCACTTGTTCTTGAACTACTCTTGTCTCTTCATCAACTTGCTTCTcacgttcttcttcatcactttcatcctcctcaccttcttcttcatcactttcactttcatcactttcttcttcaacacctttcttgccacgactttcttcttcatcaccttccttgccaccagTTTCTTTTTCATTCATCTCCTCCTCACCACCTTCTTGATCAGTAGGTGTATCATAATCAGATTCTTCATGTGTTGGTTActccgcttgaggtggtgggtcGTTGATGCTGATCCCTTTGGATTTACTCCCCGTGCCCCTTCggtgggaagcattcaaattttgACCGTCTGCTCGACGGGGTACCAAAGGCTTAGGAGTAGCAAGGTCATGTTTCTGCTTATATTTCTTTTCGACTTGCTTTCGTTGCCTGTAGAATACGGATTTAAGCGACAAAAAACAATGGAATAAAATGCATTATTTTAAGTCAGGGTACATAATCAGTTTACTCTATatacatataaaatccgattcctAACATAATAAAATTAACAATCGGATTTTATTAAGTGTTAATGTAACCCGATTCCCCTAATcagtttactcgatatacatataaaaccCGATGGTCCGTAAGCATATAAGAATTCAAAGGCTACACAATCGACTTTTGTGAACacatatgtaatctgattctaacaAAAATAAGTTACAGAAACAATGGCGACAAGAATCAGACTATTTATACATTAACGTTTTTCGATTCCAATTTACAtgttgaacaatcggtttataagttTAAGAACATAACCCGTTTCTAACAAGAATCGGGTTACTTAGACATTAACGGAATCCGATTCTGTGAACACAGAAatgttttgatttcaaaattttcgatttctaacctaTTGCATGTTATTAacacctagtttagaggattgatTTGATAGAAAAAtacctgattcgacccatttcctcTTGTGCGATACGAGAGGCTTCGGCTTCGACCACTTGCTTCGTTTTCTTTTGAATCACTTCAAAAATTTTGGATCGTTATCACTAGAATAATTCCTATTAGTAGCATACTTAGTTCTTGATGGCTTagacattttatagaagaaacAAAACGACTGATCGTTTGTTGATCGTCGATAATTGACGatatttggtttcaaaaaaaagaaaaaaaaaagggagtagaggagatgaagaatcggtttttaggttggaaatgaaaactgattttagatttaatttattATTAAGAGTTGATGGGGGGTAATTTAGTAATATTAGAGGGAAAATTTGGTAGTTTTCAtaaatttagacaccccttatcattgtaTATTAGGGGGATGAAGTAATCTATATGCCCTAATTTAGCCATgtactttatgtagccatatttgtaaaatattttgaaaaaaaaaaacgtattttggtttatgcatcaacttattttccgttgcaactaataaaacgatgtactccctccgtttcaagaaaaatgatactttcactttagacacaattttcgaaaattgaatgcataaccatcatgcaaaccaccacaaaggatgaaCAACATTTTGGTTCATGCATCGCCGCATCTGGTTTTTTCCCGTTTCAGGAAAAAGTGACACTTTCACCCcatgtcaggaaaaatgatattttcgcgTCGTGTtaggaaaaatgatatttttgcGTCGATTTCTTCGATCGGCCGTCCCACCGTGACAGCGGTCATCTAATTATTAGTTCAGGTATATCTAGTAGAAGCCTAAAAAAGTAAGTCTTGTATTAGTTcaggtactttttttttttaaaagaagaagtttcattATTAATAAGGTGGAACTTCTCTTGGGTAACGAGTCCCCACCGAGTCATTCATAACAATTACATTAAGGAAATCAGGAGTAGTGTGCTCCCATATGTGGGTTGATGTTCTGTTGCTGATTCCAATCCCGTGTTGTAATTGTTTTTTTGCTGCAAAGTCTGCAAGTCCATCCGCCGCTTGATTCGCTTCCCTATATGTGTGTGTTATCACATAAGGATGTAGTAAATGGAGATGTTGTTGTATTTCTTGTAACAATGTTCGTATGATCCAAGGTGCCTCAGAGGGGTCCTTCGATACAAGTGTTAACAGCGCCGTTGAGTCCATTTCGAATTGGATGGTGTTCCATTCTTTGAGGGCCGCCATCCTCAGAGCTAGTAGTAATGCCCATGTCTCTGCCACGATTGATGTCGTTTTTCCTAGTGGTGTTCCCATAGCCATAATCATTGTACCATGTTCATTTCTGCAGATCCAACCCGCTCCAGCCATCTCTGGTTCGCCTTGATTGTTTATTTTGGACGCTCCATCAGTGTTGATTTTGAGCCATTGGTTTTGGGGGGCCTTCCATTGAACCCAAATCGTAGTCGACCTAtgccgttgttgttgttgtgtagcGTGTTGGCTGCAAAATTGTGTTGGACTGCCCATTTGTATTCCAGGCTGAGTAGTAGAGCTATATGAAATATTTGTTTCGATGTTTGCACTTGGCTGTTGTAAACCTTAGCACTTCTTGCTAACCAAATATTCCACATTGTATAACAAGCCAACGTGAAATCCTCCTTCCTTGTGTGCATTTCCAAAAAAGACTCAAAGTTGACAGGTTGCTGTATCAGAGTTGGTGTTGTTGTTCTTCTACCCGACCTTTGGTCCCCAGATTGGGTTCTAGCGCAAAGTTGTTGTTGAGCAATGATTGTGGGCCACAGGTGAGGTGgtagtgcaatgttgttgtaaacATTGTATTGGCTGGCCAAGCCATTTACGTGCCGACACATAATTTCCCAAGTCTCCTTCGCTCGTAGGCAGTCAAATAAGCAATGTTGCACCGTTTCTGGATGTTGGTTGCGGATCGGACACAGGTTGGAGGTAGTTATGTGTCTATAATGCAGCGCATCAAATGTTGGTAGACCATTGTAGCTGACTTTCCAGAGGAAAAGTCTGATTTTTGGGGGGCAATCTGCTTTCCAAAAAGTGTTGTACTTTTTCTCCATGTTGGTAGTTCAGGTACTAGCGTGATGAGCAAATCTTTTTAAATGCTTTGATTTGCTCATTTTGAGTTCAACCCCTCAATTTTGAGGGCATCTTGTTCTTAGTCTGCACCGAAGTTATTTTCCATTCAGTTTGATAAAACAGATCCCTGTAAACAGAAGTATTTTtcgaaaaattaataaaatcctACTCCATTGTTGCTGCATTTTTTAAGTTTGAACTGCAACGACAATAATAAAAAATACTAAGATTGCCTAATTTGGCTTGATCAGATTTATGtgttggaatgtagttgatgaaataggttccagatacaataaaatgaactgCGAACATACCAGTTTGACACGGTACGAAAATACTACTAGTTTTTCAAGCCAAGTTACTGAAACTTCTTTGCCTGCAATTTGTGAAGTGCTTATTTCTTAAGAAAACCAAATCATAGTAGTggtcaataaaacatgaaagtaCTAATCAACGATGATGGTTAATATCTAAATCAAtgaaacaaaaccaaaatttagTTCTAACGAATGCAAAGCTCAAGTAGAGCTTTCATTGCCTTTCTTTTCTTGAACACCTTACTGTAAACAGATCTCCCTAGCTTCATTTCTTTCTCCACCTCCACAACTCCCCCGATAACACCATTTCTTCTCAACCCTTCCACCACCATTTTCAGAACTCTTTCGTCACTGCCTACTGCTTCTGCCACACTTTCCCCAACAACCTCGCCCGCTGGGATCCGCCGTCCCCACCTTTGCATAGACTTCTCCGACTCGTAAGCTTCTGAAAATATCCTCCAGAATGAAGCTCTCAAGTACCCCTTCTCCCTTTTCTCCCCCTTGAGCATCCATCTCTTCATCCATTCCTCTAATCTGAAAATTACATTACCTATATCTGACCCGCACTCCAGCAAAATCTCAATCTCATTCAAACCCTGATTACGGATATAGATATCCCTCTCGAATCTGCATCTGTTACACCCACAATGAAATCCCCAAGTTTTAGACATCTCTATTCTCTTGCTTAATGGTGTTAAAACATCAAAATACGCGaaaaatatttcttctccagcTTTGATATCTCGTGAAGCATGAACCATTAGGTGATCTCCGACGTGCAGGCGCCTCGCATTAGGCTCACAAGAGTGGTTAATAAAAGATGCCAAAATCCATAAACCAACACCATAATAATCACTGTTCTTTCCAAGAACTTTAGCCGCAATTCCATCTTCTTCAGTTAGTGAGTTCACATCCAAGATGTTCAGAATCTTTGCAACATCTGGTTTCATATCCTCAGATAATAAAAATTCATCATTGTCAGGCCTGAAAACACTAATGTCAGGAACTTGaagcatttcttcttcttccgcaGTTGTTAATCTGCAAATCAAATCATAAGTCTTTCTACATTTCGTCGCAACATCAACAATTTTATCGACGAAATCCTTCCACATAAC contains:
- the LOC113333944 gene encoding uncharacterized protein LOC113333944; amino-acid sequence: MKIDDGEEEELMQQLRFKATELLLREEYKESIQFYTHFISLSKNHLSKITSKSENSDRFNKLQKNLCLALSNRAEAKSKIRHYAESLEDCNAALEIENTHFKTLVCKGKILLHLNQCVNAYNCFQSALHDNEPIQNSDIEMINGFLDTCKKLEYQSRTGVYDLSDWVINGFSKDQNPDLAEFIGPVEIKKSEISGRGLFTTKNFEAGSLLFVTKAVATDRGIFLRECGEDSKMVMWKDFVDKIVDVATKCRKTYDLICRLTTAEEEEMLQVPDISVFRPDNDEFLLSEDMKPDVAKILNILDVNSLTEEDGIAAKVLGKNSDYYGVGLWILASFINHSCEPNARRLHVGDHLMVHASRDIKAGEEIFFAYFDVLTPLSKRIEMSKTWGFHCGCNRCRFERDIYIRNQGLNEIEILLECGSDIGNVIFRLEEWMKRWMLKGEKREKGYLRASFWRIFSEAYESEKSMQRWGRRIPAGEVVGESVAEAVGSDERVLKMVVEGLRRNGVIGGVVEVEKEMKLGRSVYSKVFKKRKAMKALLELCIR